The Luteolibacter arcticus genome segment CCGTCCCTAACAACGTCCCGCCATCACCCGGCACACTACTGGTCACACCCTTGCGGAAGGACACGGTCAGCTCGCCGGCATGTGAGTAGTTCCCCGGCCCATCGGTAATCCTCGCACCGAGATCGGCACCCAGCGTGAAGGTCTTGCCGATGTCCGCGAGCGCGACATGGCCCAACGATTGGAACATGCCGGCGCAATCTTCGATCCCGGCGTTCCTCGCCCTCAAGGAAGCCGCGCCCAGCCCGGTGAAATCGGGAAAGCCAGCAGCCTGGGTGAGAGCATTACCGCTGTCGTCCCAGCGCCCCGCGGCATCCGCCCAATCGCCGAACGTCGTCCAGCCCGGCACCGTGCTGCTAGAAGTACCGCCGATGGGGATGCCGTCTTCAAAACCCGGATTAGTGACCGTCGTCGATAGCGGCGTCTCCGGCGTCCACGAGGACCCCAGCTTCTTCACGGAGAGCGAATGCACCCAGCCTTGTCCTCCCACCGAGTGAATCGACGGCGTCGCGCTGCCGTTGTTCGGATTGAGGTAGTGCGAGCCAAACTTTTCGCCATCGAATACATAACCCTCCAGGCTCAGTCGATCGAGCAGAAGCCGCAGCTTGACCCGGCCAGCCCGGGGCGCGACGGCTCCGTCGACCAGCGTGCTCGCGTTTCCGTTCAGATCGGTAAAGGTCAGCGTGCTGTTAGAGACATTGTAGCGCACGGTCGTGCGGGGCAGATCGATGACGACCTGCGTCGCGGTTCCCGGCTCGAATTCCATCGACAGATCGACAAGATCCAGGCCGCCGATCCCGGCCAGCAGGTTGCTTGAGGTGAGCGGTTGACCGGCGACCTGGTGGGTGGAGGTGACCAGGGAGGAAATCTCGGGAACCGGATTGACGCAGAGTCGCACGCCGTCCGGTGTGGTGCGCAGCGTCAGGTCACAGGGAAACGCCATCTGCTGGTTGAAGGGCACGCCATAGGCGGACGCGGAATTCGGCCCGCCATTCATCCAGCCGACCTGCACCACCCGGCCGTCCGGCGCCTGATTGAAACACTGCGCCGCATAGAAGCTCCCGTGGCTGGCTTTGAAGGGCCCCGCCTCCGTCTCGAACTCGGTGCCATTGAAGCTCCCGATCTCGTAGTCGAAGCTCGCGTCATAGATCACCCACTTCGTCTGCGCGGGATTTCCATCCACCGGCAGCGGGAACATGTCCATGCACTCGAAGGCCCAGCTCCGCAACAGGTCGGACGCGAAGGCCCAGTCCTTCAGATTCGTCGAAGTAAAGAAGCGGACCCGTCCGGGGTTGTTCTGCACCCATAGCACCATCACCCACTTCTGCGACGCCTCGTGCCAGAAGACCTTGGGATCGCGCTCGCCGGAGTCGAAGCCCTGGTTCGGCACCACCGCCCTTCCATAGTCGTGGTAGTCCCAGGTCACGCCGCCATCGGTGCTATGGGCGAGCGCCTGATAGAACGGCTCATGGGCGTAGGTGAAGAAGGCGGCCAGCGTCTTTCGCGAGCTCACCTGCAGGCCGAGGCTGTTGTTGTGATCCACCACCGCACTGCCCGAGTAGATCGTGCCGCTGCGACCCTCGACCTGATAGGGCAGCAGGGCGTGGTCGACCTGCCGCCAGTGGACCATGTCGGTGCTCATCGCGTGACCCCACGTCATGTTCCCCCAGCCGGTGCCGAGGGGATTGTGTTGGAAGAACAGGTGATAGTGCTCTCCATCGAAGACCATCCCGTTCGGGTCGTTCAGCCAGTTGCGGCGCGAGGTGAAGTGAAACTGCGGGCGCAGTGCCTGGTCGTAGCCGATCGCCGGGGAATCGGCGGCGGGAATGCCGGGCGTCAGCCGGAAGCCGGTCGGCGTGGGTTCATCGCTCGCTTGGAAATTGTCGGCATTGATGTGCCCCCACCCGCCGGTCGCCTGGTCGAAGATCACCAGCGTCGCGGTCTTTCCCACCAGTGCTTGGGCGTCGAAGGAAACGGGCGCCATCGACTCGCTGTTGAAGCCGCTCGAGATGGGATAGTCCACGTCCTCGCACACCAGCTTCACGCCGGTGACCCCGGGATGATTTCCACCTCCCATGAGGAAGGTGATGTAGCGCTTCTGGATGGTGAAGGGCTGCGAGGTCAGTGTTCCGGTCGGGCTGTCGCCGCGGGTATTGCCGGGCGCGCCGGTGACCCCGTCGTAGTTCTCGAAGGTGCCGATCCAATAGCTGCCCTGCATGCCGCAAGGCACGTTCCCACGGGCTGCCGTGTTGTCGCCATAGGTCGGCTGGCGGGTGAAGGCCGTACCCGAGGCAGTCCAGTTCGCCAGTGTCCCAGCCTCAAAGTCCGAATTGGGAAACAAGGGCACCGGCTCGGACGCCGCGGCGGACGGGAGTGCGGACAGGAGAAGACAACACAGGACGGTACGACAAATCATCCGATCAAGGCAGGGTTTCCCGTCAAGCAGGCGCGAACTTCGGCCTGCGGCAACCGGCAACCCCTGTTCTGATAGCGATACCTGTCCTGTCAGATCGGTAAGCCATCATGACCACCTTTTCCTCCAATCGCTTGAGCGGGAGCTGTTCACGCGCTCGGGCCCGATTCAAGCCATCTTGAAGCTGGCACCAACGAACCTGCCATGGCAGGTTGTCAGCCGTAGATTGACAGGCTCCCGCCCATCGCCGCTCTTTCTGTCAAACCCAACCCAAACAGGTTCTCAACATGAACACGCGCGCTCCTGCCAAGCATGAGGACATCTCTGCCGAGCTGCGGAAGGAAATTGCGGCCGGCAAATACGGCGAGGAAGGCCGTCTGCCCAGCGATTCAAAGCTCATGGAACGCTTCGGAGTCTCGCGACCGACCGTGGCCCAAGCCATGCGGACCCTCACCGTCGAGGGCCTCGTCATCCGCAAGACCGGCTCCGGCACCTACGCGCGCCCGCCGAGCCAGTCCTCGATGCCCATCTCAACGCATCGGCTGGCCTTGCTGATGCCGCACTTCGGGCACACCGAGATTTTCCAGCTCATCGCCGGCCACTTGGCAAGTTTGGCCCGGCACCATGAATACAGCCTGGTGTGGGGCGGCTCGACCTTGCCCCAGCTCGATGCCGACACCCGCCTCGAGCACGGCGAGGAGCTGTGCCAGCAATTCATCGAGAACCGCGTCGATGGCGTCTTCTTCTCGCCCTACGAATTCGTTAAAGGCGGCTACGAGGCGAACCTACGGATGGTGAAGCGCTTCCGCGACGCGGGCATTCCCGTGGTCCTCGTCGACCACGACATCGTGGCCTACCCCGAACGCAGCGAATTCGATCTGGTCGGCGTGGACAATGCCGGCGGTGGCTTCCTGATGGGCCGCCATCTCATGAAGCTCGGCTGCACCCGCTTCGTCCACGTCGCGCGGCCACTCTCCGCCTCCACCATCGACGCGCGCTACACCGGCCTGTGGAAGGCGGTCAGCCAGTTCGGCGACAGCGAGTGCTTTCTCAAGGCCGAGCGCGGGGAAGCCAGCGATGCCGTCTTCGCCAACAAGATCATGTCCTCACGCCCGGACGCAATCGTCTGCGGCAACGACCACACCGCCGCCCTGCTGGTGCGCACCCTCGCCAAAATCGGCGTGTCGGTGCCGGGGGATGTGCGGGTGACCGGCTTCGACGACGCAAGTTTCGCCAGCCTCGTCTCCCCCCCCCTGACCACCATCCGCCAACCCTGCCAGGAGATCGCCATCTCCGCCTTCCGTGCGATGCTCGACCGCATCCAGGACCCATCGCTCCCCGCCCGCGGCATCCGGCTGAATGGCAGCTTGGTCGTGCGGGAATCGTGCGGCGCGTATGGGAAGTGATTGACGCTCCGGAGCTACAACACAACGCCCGGCACAGGGTGCGTGCCGGGCTTGGTAAAAGGTCAGATGAATCGCGAAGCCCTACTTCTTCTTCCACGCCGAGCATAGCTCGTGCACTTCCAGCGACGTGATCTTCGCCTCGCCGCCGCGGGTCTCTAGGTAGAGGCGGCGGTTCTCACCCTTTGTGTTGAAGGGCAGCGGCAGGAAGCAAAGCCCATCGCTGGCGAAGGCCTCGATCCCAATCCGGTCGCAGAAGATGGTGAGGCGCTGCTTGCCATCAATGAGCGGTGCCGGGGCGCGGTGACCATTCACACTGAGCTCCTGCTTCTTCGCATCGTAGATCACCATGGCGTCGCGAATGTTGAAGACGACCTCGTCGGCATCACCGGGCTCGAACTCCGCTCGCACTTCCACGAGCTCCGCGCGGATCTCATCGAGCGGATTCTTGTCGCCGGGCTTGAGCGAGAGCGGCTGGATGCGATGGGACTTGGCGCGCAGCACTTCGAGTTCCTTCACCGGAGTGAAGGTCATGCGCGGCCCTTCGGCGGTCTTAATAAGGTGCAGGTCCAGCGGAATGGACATCGATTGGTTGAAGGGCATGCCCCGGGTCTCCGTGCGCCACCAGCCGATCAGGATGTGACGGCCATCCGGCTCATTGGTGAAGGCCTGCGCCGCGTAGAAGTCCTTGCCCCGCTGACCCGGCAGCATCGGCGTCTCGGGCGTGAAGGTCTTCCCATCGAAGCTGCCGATGCGGTAGTCGCTGCTCGCGCCCATCAGCACCCACTTCTTGTTAGACTCATCCCCTTCCATCGGCGCCTCGAAGAACTCGGGACATTCGAAAAAGCCATCGGTGCGACTGGCGAATGTCCATTCTTTTAGATTCGGCGAAGTGAAGAACTGCATCGTATTCGCGCGGTCCACCTCGACCCACAGCAACATCACCCACTGTTTCGTCGGCTCATGCCACACGACCTTCGGGTCGCGGTTGCCGGGAGTGATCTCCTTCAGGATCGGATTGCCCTCATACTTTGTGAAGTGACGGCCATCGTTGCTGTAGGCCATGCCCTGCACGGTCGGATTTCCGGAGGCGGTGTAGAACAGCACCATCGGTGGCTTGCCGTCCTTGCCGAAGCCGCTGGTGTTCTTCCAGTCCACGACCGCGCCGCCACTGAACATCGGCCCCATGTCATCCGGCAGCAGCTTCGGCGACAGCTCTTCCCAATGGACCAGGTCCTTGCTCACCGCGTGGCCCCAGTGCATGTTCCCCCAGCCCCATCCATAGGGATTGTGCTGGAAGAACAGGTGATACTCACCGTTGTAGAAGACCATGCCGTTCGGGTCGTTGTTCCAGCCGCGCTTCGGCGAAAAGTGGAACTGTCCGCGCAATGGCTCCTCATAGAGGTTGTCGGAATTCTTGATCTCGTTGGCCGGGTCGATGGCGACGAGCGCCTTCGAGTCCTCGTGCAACTTGTCCACCCGCAACGTGAGCTTCTTGCCCTTCCACTCACTCACATCCATCGG includes the following:
- a CDS encoding glycoside hydrolase family 32 protein, which codes for MICRTVLCCLLLSALPSAAASEPVPLFPNSDFEAGTLANWTASGTAFTRQPTYGDNTAARGNVPCGMQGSYWIGTFENYDGVTGAPGNTRGDSPTGTLTSQPFTIQKRYITFLMGGGNHPGVTGVKLVCEDVDYPISSGFNSESMAPVSFDAQALVGKTATLVIFDQATGGWGHINADNFQASDEPTPTGFRLTPGIPAADSPAIGYDQALRPQFHFTSRRNWLNDPNGMVFDGEHYHLFFQHNPLGTGWGNMTWGHAMSTDMVHWRQVDHALLPYQVEGRSGTIYSGSAVVDHNNSLGLQVSSRKTLAAFFTYAHEPFYQALAHSTDGGVTWDYHDYGRAVVPNQGFDSGERDPKVFWHEASQKWVMVLWVQNNPGRVRFFTSTNLKDWAFASDLLRSWAFECMDMFPLPVDGNPAQTKWVIYDASFDYEIGSFNGTEFETEAGPFKASHGSFYAAQCFNQAPDGRVVQVGWMNGGPNSASAYGVPFNQQMAFPCDLTLRTTPDGVRLCVNPVPEISSLVTSTHQVAGQPLTSSNLLAGIGGLDLVDLSMEFEPGTATQVVIDLPRTTVRYNVSNSTLTFTDLNGNASTLVDGAVAPRAGRVKLRLLLDRLSLEGYVFDGEKFGSHYLNPNNGSATPSIHSVGGQGWVHSLSVKKLGSSWTPETPLSTTVTNPGFEDGIPIGGTSSSTVPGWTTFGDWADAAGRWDDSGNALTQAAGFPDFTGLGAASLRARNAGIEDCAGMFQSLGHVALADIGKTFTLGADLGARITDGPGNYSHAGELTVSFRKGVTSSVPGDGGTLLGTAGTRTITADDAALPSLASVVPARFTAVFTPGIEDVGTEVFAVIDLKNLSASASAMNGEKQYLADNVTLSTEAPPLPSGALAYEGFDYGSGSSSLSGRDGGHGWAAPWATVNNGSADVVAGSLAAGARAPAGFDVESTGNKCHLPNDRRVGRFLDTSPDGPFGARGLVDANGRIGKDGSTVYLSFLQQPNGTSYFYEFEIHRGDPGDAGRIAGIGNDQPGDNVNLRAPNSSHTVIGAGDANVNFYVVRIDYKSGADDVRVYRNPTSATEPGVPTLSRLNATDMSFDGISFGAFVNGLTVMHDEIRIGTAWADVIAEDPYVTWVRESGLAGAGGANTGFDADPDHDAIPNGLEWLLDGDPLAFDEASSWSATAEDGLTLTFDRNADAAAHADLFVQWATTLDGEWIDVPIQQSGGTYANGVVVSTQANTVTVHVPGHNADRGKLFARLRAVGQCGLLAEIGNDHWQKLTRQE
- a CDS encoding GntR family transcriptional regulator, yielding MNTRAPAKHEDISAELRKEIAAGKYGEEGRLPSDSKLMERFGVSRPTVAQAMRTLTVEGLVIRKTGSGTYARPPSQSSMPISTHRLALLMPHFGHTEIFQLIAGHLASLARHHEYSLVWGGSTLPQLDADTRLEHGEELCQQFIENRVDGVFFSPYEFVKGGYEANLRMVKRFRDAGIPVVLVDHDIVAYPERSEFDLVGVDNAGGGFLMGRHLMKLGCTRFVHVARPLSASTIDARYTGLWKAVSQFGDSECFLKAERGEASDAVFANKIMSSRPDAIVCGNDHTAALLVRTLAKIGVSVPGDVRVTGFDDASFASLVSPPLTTIRQPCQEIAISAFRAMLDRIQDPSLPARGIRLNGSLVVRESCGAYGK
- a CDS encoding glycoside hydrolase family 32 protein, which codes for MRHLLKTTALLATFGPRAFAAPEIVLADFEKSTYEPWSVTGEAFGPGPAQGALPGQMGVDGFHGKGLVNTFSNGDDTTGTLTSPEFRIERKFIGFLLGGGKNEQALALQLLVDGKVVRSATGTNNQPGGSETLQQDSWDVSDLAGKKAVLKIVDDAKGGWGHLTVDHIVQTDTRPKGMVSGAERSFAATTRYLNIPIKNGAPKRVVTLLVDGKPVVRNDIELADGAADWWAPMDVSEWKGKKLTLRVDKLHEDSKALVAIDPANEIKNSDNLYEEPLRGQFHFSPKRGWNNDPNGMVFYNGEYHLFFQHNPYGWGWGNMHWGHAVSKDLVHWEELSPKLLPDDMGPMFSGGAVVDWKNTSGFGKDGKPPMVLFYTASGNPTVQGMAYSNDGRHFTKYEGNPILKEITPGNRDPKVVWHEPTKQWVMLLWVEVDRANTMQFFTSPNLKEWTFASRTDGFFECPEFFEAPMEGDESNKKWVLMGASSDYRIGSFDGKTFTPETPMLPGQRGKDFYAAQAFTNEPDGRHILIGWWRTETRGMPFNQSMSIPLDLHLIKTAEGPRMTFTPVKELEVLRAKSHRIQPLSLKPGDKNPLDEIRAELVEVRAEFEPGDADEVVFNIRDAMVIYDAKKQELSVNGHRAPAPLIDGKQRLTIFCDRIGIEAFASDGLCFLPLPFNTKGENRRLYLETRGGEAKITSLEVHELCSAWKKK